Proteins encoded together in one Mugil cephalus isolate CIBA_MC_2020 chromosome 16, CIBA_Mcephalus_1.1, whole genome shotgun sequence window:
- the rangap1b gene encoding ran GTPase-activating protein 1b: protein MASDDIAQLADALSKTHVGDGELSYKGLGLKLDNAESVEGLVREIEQYQGLRALRLEGNTVGVEAAQAIAKALENKDLLQRCHWSDMFTGRLRSEIPTALRCLGSALMSAGARLTELDLSDNAFGPDGVKGIEQLLKSPSCHTLRELRLNNCGMGIGGGKILAEALIECHKQSSALGAPLRLRVFVAGRNRLENEGASALAKAFQLMGSLEEVHMPQNGINHTGVMALASAMRQNPELQVLNFNDNTFTKRGTLAMAQALRHLRNVRAINFGDCLVRSEGAIALAAVLREGLPVLKELNLSFGEITEAAALVVAQAVMDKPHMEKVDLNGNCLGEEGCDALREAMESMDKGDMLASLSDDEGEPEDDDEDNDDGSENEDDGDDVSDGCNDENGEYCETVKENGIKEDSPNKSQSPAEVTSFLSCPSVEKLLQLGEMRTNLQQQVDASDPHKAAEVLLKISSLYSEDQEVQTAVLETIDLVLKKLVSGSVLQSYCFLSTLLVMMGLLKGEGKVKKVSLVPGQLLCLEHAVQQEYFAQHHASLLHIVLSKNGEALKSLSSARDRLSSALEKRCNDQH, encoded by the exons ATGGCCTCAGATGACATTGCTCAGCTGGCTGATGCTCTCTCCAAGACCCATGTTGGAGATGGAGAGCTGAGTTacaagggactgggactgaagCTGGACAATGCAGAATCAG TGGAGGGGCTGGTCCGTGAGATCGAGCAGTACCAGGGTCTGAGAGCTCTGCGCCTCGaaggaaacactgtgggagtGGAGGCAGCCCAAGCTATCGCCAAAGCTCTGGAGAACAAAGACCTGCTGCAG AGATGCCATTGGAGCGACATGTTCACTGGAAGGCTGCGCTCTGAAATCCCAACTGCCCTG CGTTGCCTTGGCAGTGCGTTGATGAGCGCCGGTGCCAGGCTGACCGAGCTGGACCTGAGCGATAATGCTTTCGGACCAGACGGCGTCAAGGGAATCGAGCAGCTGCTGAAGAGCCCTTCCTGCCACACCTTGAGGGAGCTGAGGCTCAACAACTGTGGCATGGGCATCGGTGGAGGAAAG ATCCTGGCTGAAGCTCTGATCGAGTGCCACAAACAGTCATCAGCTCTTGGAGCACCGCTCAGACTCAGAGTGTTCGTCGCCGGGAGGAACCGCCTGGAAAATGAAGGAGCTAGCGCCCTGGCTAAGGCCTTTCAG CTGATGGGCAGCCTGGAGGAAGTTCACATGCCCCAAAATGGAATAAACCACACCGGTGTGATGGCGTTAGCTTCAGCCATGCGACAAAACCCGGAGCTTCAAGTCCTCAACTTCAATGACAACACGTTCACCAAGAGGGGAACACTTGCCATGGCACAG GCTCTGAGGCATCTCAGGAATGTCCGGGCGATCAACTTCGGCGACTGTCTGGTCCGCTCTGAGGGAGCCATCGCTCTGGCCGCTGTCCTGAGAGAAGGACTGCCTGTCCTGAAG GAGCTCAATCTGTCGTTTGGTGAGATCACCGAGGCTGCAGCGCTGGTGGTGGCTCAGGCTGTCATGGACAAACCTCACATGGAGAAAGTTGACCTGAACG GTAATTGTCTGGGAGAGGAGGGCTGTGATGCTTTGAGAGAGGCTATGGAGAGCATGGACAAAGGAGACATGCTGGCATCTCTCAG TGACGATGAGGGAGAGCCTGAGGATGATGACGAGGACAACGACGATGGCAGTGAAAACGAAGATGACGGTGACGATGTCAGTGACGGCTGTAATGACGAGAACGGAGAGTACTGTGAAACTGTGAAGGAAAACGGAATAAAAGAGGACAGTCCTAACAAATCTCAGAGTCCG GCGGAGGTCACGTCTTTCCTCAGCTGTCCCTCTGTAGAGAAGCTTCTTCAGCTGGGAGAGATGAGGACAAACCTGCAGCAACAG GTCGATGCATCTGACCCACACAAGGCTGCTGAGGTCCTTTTAAAAATCTCCTCCCTGTACAGCGAGGACCAAGAGGTCCAGACAGCCGTCCTAGAAACTATCG ATTTAGTGTTGAAGAAGCTCGTCTCTGGTTCTGTCCTCCAGTCATACTGCTTCCTCTCCACTTTGCTGGTCATGATGGGACTCCTTAAG ggagAGGGAAAAGTGAAAAAGGTGTCGCTGGTCCCAGGTCAGCTCCTCTGTTTGGAACATGCAGTCCAGCAGGAGTACTTCGCCCAGCACCACGCCTCACTGCTTCATATCGTCCTGTCCAA GAACGGTGAAGCTCTGAAGTCCCTCAGCAGCGCTAGAGACAGACTGAGCTCCGCTCTGGAGAAGAGATGCAACGACCAGCACTGA